The Jiangella sp. DSM 45060 genome contains the following window.
CTGCTCCGTCACCTGCCTGAACCTGAGCGAGGTCGAGAACGAGCGCAACCGCCGGCTCACCGCCGCGCAGGGGCTGGACGGACTGGTCGACGTGGTCGACGGGTCGTTCGAGGACCTGCCGTTCGAGGACCAGGCCTTCGACGTCGTCTGGTCGCAGGACGCGTTCCTGCACAGCGGCGACCGGGCGCGTGTGCTGGAGGAGGCCGCACGGGTGCTCCGTCCCGGCGGCGTCATGGTGTTCACCGACCCGATGGCCGCGAACGACGCGTCGGCCGCGAGCCTGGCCCCGATCCTCCAGCGCCTGCATCTGGAGTCGATGGCGTCGCCGGCCTTCTACACCCAGCACCTCGGCCGCCTCGGCCTGACGTCGGTGGAGTTCCACGACCGCTCGCCCGACCTCGTCAGCCACTACCGGCGCGTGCTCGCCGAGACGGAGCGGCGCGCGGCCGAGCTGAACGGGGTGGTCGGCGACGACTACCTCGTGCGCATGAAGGCCGGCCTGCGCCACTGGATCGACGGGGGCAGCGCCGGGCAGCTGACCTGGGGGATCTTCACCGCCCGACGCGAAGAAGGAGCGCAGCGATGACCTTTCGGCGGCTGTTCACCAGCGAGTCGGTGACGGAGGGCCACCCGGACAAGATGGCCGACGCGATCAGCGACTCCATCCTGGACGCGATGCTGGCCCAGGATCCACGGTCCCGGGTCGCCGTCGAGACGCTCATCACGACCGGTCAGGTGCACGTCGCGGGGGAGGTGACCACCAGCGGCTACGTCGACATCCCGGCGATCGTGCGGGACCGGATCCTGCGCATCGGCTACGACTCGTCGGCCAAGGGGTTCGACGGCGAGTCGTGCGGCGTCAACGTCGCGATCGACGCGCAGTCCGCCGACATCGCCCAGGGCGTCGACGCGGCGCACGAGCTGCGGGTCGAGGGCGCCACGGACGTCATCGACGCCCAGGGCGCGGGCGACCAGGGGCTGATGTTCGGCTACGCCTGCTCGGACACGCCCGAGCTGATGCCGCTGCCGATCGCGCTGGCCCACCGGCTGTCCCAGCGGCTCGCGGCGGTGCGCCGCGACGGCGTCCTGCCGTACCTGCGGCCGGACGGCAAGACGCAGGTGACCGTCGAGTACGAGGGCGAGCGTCCGGTGCGCCTCGACACCGTCGTGGTGTCGAGCCAGCACGCCGCGGACATCGACCTGGACAAGATGCTGGCCGTGGACGTGCGCGACCACGTCATGGCGCCGGTGCTGGCCGACGTCGACCTGGACACGACGAGCACGCGCCTGCTGGTCAACCCGACCGGACGGTTCGTGGTCGGCGGGCCGGTCGGCGACGCCGGGCTGACCGGACGCAAGATCATCGTCGACACCTACGGCGGCATGGCCCGGCACGGCGGCGGCGCCTTCTCCGGCAAGGACCCGTCCAAGGTCGACCGGTCGGCGGCGTACGCGATGCGGTGGGTGGCGAAGAACGCCGTCGCCGCGGGCCTGGCCGGACGACTCGAGGTGCAGGTGGCCTACGCCATCGGGAAGGCCGCGCCGGTCGGGCTGTTCGTCGAGACGTTCGGCACCGAGGCGGTCGACCCGGAGAAGATCCAGCTGGCCATCGAGGAGGTGTTCGACCTGCGCCCCGCCGCGATCATCCGCGACCTCGACCTGCTGCGTCCGCTCTACGCGCCGACCGCCGCCTACGGCCACTTCGGCCGTCCCGACCTCGATCTGCCCTGGGAGCGGACCGACCGCGTCGGCCAGCTGCGCGAAGCCGCCCGAGCCTGACCACACGAGGAGGCCCTGCCATGCGCGTCGCCGTGACCGGCTCGATCGCCACCGACTACCTGATGGTGTTTCCCGGACGCTTCACCGACCAGCTCGTCGCCGACCGGCTCGAGCAGGTGTCCCTGTCGTTCCTCATCGACCGGCTCGACGTCCGGCGCGGTGGGGTGGCGGCCAACATCTCCTACGGCATGGGCGCGCTGGGACTGCGCCCGCTCCTGGTCGGCGCCGTGGGCCAGGACTTCGACGAGTACCGCTCCTGGCTCGAGCGGGGCGGCGTCGACACCTCGCACGTCCGGGTGTCCGAGGAGCGGCACACGGCCCGCTACCTGTGCACCAGCGACAGCATGAACAACCAGATCGCGTCGTTCTACTCCGGCGCCATGGCCGAGACCGGCGAGATCGACCTGGGCGCCGTCGCCGAGCGGGCCGGAGGCCTCGACCTCGTCCTCGTCGGCGCGAGCGACCCGGACGGCATGATCCGGCACACCCAGCAGTGCCGCGATCTCGGCCTGCCGTTCGTCGCGGACTTCTCCCAGCAGATCGCCCGCATGAGCGGCGAGGAGGTCGCGTCGCTGGTGCCCGGCGCCCGGTTCCTGTTCACCAACGAGTACGAGGCCGGCCTGCTGTGCGAGAAGACCGGCTGGTCGCACGGTGACGTGCTGGAGCGGGTCGGCGGCTGGATGACGACGCTCGGCGCCGGCGGCGCGCGGCTGGAGGCGAAGGGCGCCGCGCCCGTCGTGGTCCCGTGCGTGCCGGCGAAGCGCGAACTCGACCCGACCGGCATCGGCGACGCGTTCCGAGCCGGCTTCCTGGCCGCGTTGTCGTGGGGCGTCCCGCTCGAACGGGCCATGCAGACGGGGTGCCTGCTCGCCACGCTCACCATCGAGGCGCGCGGGCCGCAGGAGTACCTCGTCGACTCCGCGGCCTTCCACCGCCGCATGGCCGACGCGTACGGCGACGACGCCGCGGCCGAGATCCAGCCGTTCCTGCCCGCCGCCTGAGAGGGGACCGCGTGACCGAGACCTTCATCGAGGCCCTCGACCGGCGCGTGCTCGTGGCCGACGGCGCCATGGGCACCATGCTGCAGAGCCACGACCTCGGGCTGGACGACTTCGCCGGGCTCGAGGGGTGCAACGAGATCCTGAACGTCACCCGGCCCGACGTCGTGCGGTCGGTGCACCGGGCCTACTACGACGCCGGGTCCGACCTCGTCGAGACGAACACCTTCGGCGCCAACTGGGCCAACCTCGCCGAGTACGACATCGCCGGGCGCATCGGCGAGCTGGCCGAGGCCGGCGCCCGGCTGGCCCGCGAGACGGCGGACGAGTTCGCCACGCCGGACCGCCCGCGGTTCGTCCTCGGCTCGGTCGGGCCCGGCACGAAGCTGCCGACGCTCGGCCACGTCCGCTACGCGCACCTCCGCGACGCCTACGCCGAGCAGGTGACAGGCCTGTTGGCCGGCGGCATCGACGCCGTCCTCGTCGAGACCAGCCAGGACCTGCTGCAGGCGAAGGCGGCGATCCTGGGCGCGAAGCGGGCGATGCGGGCGGCGGGCCACGACGTCCCGATCGTCGTCCAGGTGACCGTCGAGACCACCGGCACCATGCTGGTGGGCAGCGAGATCGGCGCGGCCGTGACGGCCCTTGAGCCGCTGGGCGTCGACCTCATCGGGATGAACTGCGCCACGGGACCGGCCGAGATGGGCGAGCACCTGCGCTACCTCGCCCGCCACGCGCGGGTGCCGATCTCGGTCATGCCGAACGCCGGGCTGCCGGAGCTCGGCCCGGACGGCGCGGTGTACCCGCTCGGCCCGGACCAGCTGGCCGGCGCGCTCGCCGGGTTCGTCCGCGAGCACGGCGCCCGGCTGGTCGGCGGCTGCTGCGGCACGACGCCCGAGCACCTGCGCGCCGTCGTCGACGCGGTGGGCGGGCTGGCCCCGGCCGAGCGCTCGCCGGAACGCGAGGCGGGCGTCGCGTCGGTCTACCAGAGCGTGCCCTTCCGCCAGGACACCAGCGTGCTGGTGATCGGCGAGCGGACCAACGCCAACGGCTCGAAGGCGTTCCGGACGGCGATGGCGGACGAGCGCTGGGACGACTGCGTCGAGATCGCCCGGGCGCAGACCCGCGACGGCGCCCACCTGATCGACCTCTGCGTCGACTACGTCGGCCGCGACGGCGTCGCCGACATGGACACGCTGGCGTTCCGGCTGGCCACGGCCTCGACGTTGCCCGTCATGCTCGACTCCACCGAACCGGCGGTGCTCGAGGCGGGCCTGGAACGCCTCGGCGGACGCTGCGTGATCAACTCGGTGAACTACGAGGACGGCGACGGGCCGGACTCGCGGTTCCAGCGCGCGATGCGCGTCGCCAGCGAGCACGGCGCCGCCGTCGTCGCCCTCTGCATCGACGAGGAGGGGCAGGCGCGGACGGCGGACTGGAAGGTCCGCGTGGCGTCGCGGCTGATCGAGGACCTCACCGCGAACTGGGGGCTCGCCCTCGACGACATCATCGTCGACACCCTGACCTTCCCGATCTCGACGGGTCAGGAGGAGGTCCGCCGCGACGCGGCCGAGACGATCGAGGCGATTCGCCGGCTGCGCGAGCGGTACCCGGCCGTGCAGACGACGCTGGGCGTGTCGAACGTGTCGTTCGGCCTGAACCCCGCCGCCCGGCAGGTGCTCAACTCCGTCTTCCTGCACGAGTGCGTGGAGGCCGGCCTGACGACGGCGATCGTGCACGCGTCGAAGATCCTGCCGATGTCGCGGATCCCGGACGAGCAGCGTGCCGTCGCCCTCGACCTCATCCACGACCGGCGGCGCGACGGGTACGACCCGCTGCAGCGGTTCATGGAGCTGTTCGAGGGCGCCACCGCCGCGTCGAACCGGGAGACCCGGGCCGAGGAGCTGGCCCGGCTGCCGCTGGGGGAGCGGCTGGAGCGGCGCATCGTCGACGGCGAGCGCAACGGCCTCGAGGCCGACCTCGACGAGGCGCTGACCGAGCGGCCCGCCCTCGAGATCGTCAACGACACGCTGCTGTCCGGCATGAGGACCGTCGGCGAGCTGTTCGGGTCGGGGCAGATGCAGCTGCCGTTCGTGCTGCAGTCCGCCGAGGTGATGAAGGCGGCGGTCGCGCACCTGGAACCGCACATGGAGAAGGACGAATCCGGCGGCAAGGGCCGGATCGTGCTGGCGACGGTCAAGGGCGACGTGCACGACATCGGCAAGAACCTCGTCGACATCATCCTCTCCAACAACGGCTACGACGTCGTCAACCTCGGGATCAAGCAGCCGGTCGGCGCGATCATCGACGCCGCGAGCGAGCACCGGGCCGACGCCGTCGGCATGTCCGGGCTGCTGGTGAAGTCGACGGTGGTCATGAAGGAGAACCTCGAGGAGATGAACGCGCGCGGCGTGGCCGAGACCTGGCCCGTGTTGCTGGGCGGGGCGGCGCTGAACCGCACGTTCGTCGAGGACGACCTCGCCGCGGTCTACAAGGGCGAGGTCAGCTACGCCCGCGACGCCTTCGAGGGCCTGCGGCTGATGGACTCCATCATGAAGCGCAAGCAGGGCGGCGTCGTCGAGGCGGACCCGGAGGCCGAGGCCAAGCGCGCGCAGCGGCGGGCCCGGCGGCAGCGGTCGAAGCAGCTCGCGCAGGCGCGCCGCGCCGAGCCGGAGGCGCCCCCGCCCGGCGGCCGGTCCGATGTCGCCGCCGACGTCCCCGTCCCCGAGCCGCCGTTCTGGGGCACCCGGGTGGTGCGCGGCGTCGCGCTGGCCGACTACGCGGCGCTGCTGGACGAACGCGCGACGTTCCTCGGCCAGTGGGGGCTGCGCGGCGCCCGATCCGGGGACGGCCCCGGCTACGAGGAGCTGGTCGAGACCGAGGGCCGGCCGCGGCTGCGGTACTGGCTGGACGAGCTGACCACCCGGGGCGTCGTCGCGCACGCCGCGGTCGTGTACGGCTACGTCCCGTGTGTCGCCGAGGGCGACGACCTCGTCGTCCTGGACGCGCCCGCGCCGGATGCCGGCGAACGCTGCCGCTTCACCTTCCCGCGGCAGCGACGGGACCGGCGGCTGTGCCTGGCCGACTACTTCCGTCCCCGGGACCTGGCCGTGAGCTCGGGCGGGGTGGACGTGCTGCCGCTGCAGCTGGTGACGATGGGGCAGCCGATCGCCGACTTCGCCAACGAGCTGTTCGCCGCCGACGCCTACCGCGACTACCTCGAGGTGCACGGGCTCGGGGTCCAGCTCACCGAGGCGCTGGCCGAGTACTGGCACCGCCGGGTCCGCCAGGAGCTGCGGCTGCCCGGTGGCGGGTCCGTCGCGGCCGAGGACGCCGACGACGTCACCGAGTTCTTCCGGCTGGGCTACCGCGGCGCCCGGTACTCGCTGGGGTACGGCGCGTGTCCCGACCTGCGCGACCGCGAGAAGGTCGTCGCGCTGCTCGACCCCGGCCGCATCGGGGTCACGCTCTCGGAGGAGCACCAGCTGCATCCCGAGCAGTCGACCGATGCCTTGGTGGTGCACCACCCCGAGGCCGTCTACTTCACCGCCTGATCGAACAGAGGAGCCGTTTCCATGTCCCTCGATTTCAAGGTTGCTGACCTGTCGTTGGCCGATTTCGGTCGTCGTGAGATCCGTTTGGCCGAGCATGAGATGCCGGGTTTGATGGCGATGCGTGCCCAGTTCGGGCAGAGCAAGCCGTTGACCGGTGCCCGGATCACGGGGTCGTTGCACATGACGGTGCAGACGGCGGTGTTGATCGAGACGTTGGTGGCGTTGGGCGCGGATGTGCGCTGGGCCAGTTGCAACATCTTCTCCACCCAGGATCACGCGGCCGCGGCGATCGCGGTGGGCCCCACCGGGAGCGTGGACGCGCCGGCGGGGGTGCCGGTGTTCGCGTGGAAGGGGGAGTCGTTGGAGGAGTACTGGTGGTGCACGGAGCAGGCGTTGACCTGGCCCGGCCACGCGGGCCCGAACATGATCCTCGACGATGGTGGTGACGCGACGCTGCTGGTGCACAAGGGGGTGGAGTTCGAGAAGGCCGGCGCCGTCCCCGACCCCGCGGCCGGTGATGCGGAGGAGTGGCGGGTGGTGCTGGGCCTGTTGAAGCGGTCGCTGGCCGAGAGCCAGGACCGGTGGACGGCGATGGCGGGAGACATTCGCGGGGTGACGGAGGAGACGACGACCGGGGTGCACCGGTTGTACGAGATGATGCGCGACGGGGCGTTGTTGTTCCCGGGTATCAACGTGAACGACTCGGTGACGAAGAGCAAGTTCGACAACAAGTACGGGTGCCGGCATTCGCTGATCGACGGGATCAACCGGGCCACCGATGTGTTGATCGGTGGCAAGGTGGCGGTGGTGTGCGGGTACGGCGACGTGGGCAAGGGGTGCGCGGAGTCGCTGCGCGGTCAGGGCGCGCGGGTGGTGGTGACGGAGATCGACCCGATCTGTGCGTTGCAGGCGGCGATGGACGGCTACGAGGTCACCACCCTGGATGAGGCGATCGAGCGGGCGGACATCGTGATCACCGCGACCGGGAACAAGGACGTCATCACCGTGGAGCATCTGGCGCGGGCGAAGCATCAGGCGATCATCGGGAACATCGGGCATTTCGACAACGAGATCGACATGGCCGGGCTGGCCGCCGTCGACGGTGTGGTGCGCACCGAGATCAAGGCGCAGGTGCACGAGTGGGCGTTCCCGGATGGGCACACGGTGATCGTGTTGTCCGAGGGGCGGTTGTTGAACCTGGGGAACGCGACCGGGCATCCGTCGTTCGTGATGTCGAACTCGTTCACCAACCAGGTGCTGGCGCAGATCGAGTTGTTCGCGAAGACGACCGACTATCCGCTGGGGGTGTACACGCTGCCCAAGCACCTGGACGAGCAGGTCGCCCGGCTGCACCTGGACGCGCTCGGGGTCAAACTCACCGAACTCACGCCGGCGCAGTCGTCCTACCTCGGCATCCCCGTCCAGGGCCCGTACAAGAGCGAGCACTACCGCTACTGACGGCCGACGAGCCCAGGGGCAGCCATGACGACCGTCCTGGAACGACTCGCCGGCCGGCGGCCGGTCTTCTCCGTCGAGTTCTTCCCGCCACGCGACGACGCCGACGAGACCGTGCTGTGGACCGCGGTGCGGCAGCTGGAGCCGCTGGACCCAGCCTTCGTCTCTGTGACCTACGGCGCCGGTGGATCCAGCCGGGAGCGCACCATCCGGACGACGGGGCGCATCCGCCGCGAGACGACGTTGACGCCGGTCGCGCACCTCGCCGGCGTCGGCCACTCGCGCGCAGAGCTGCGCAACGTCGTCGGCTGGTACGCCGAGCACGGCATCCGCAACGTCCTCGCGATCCGCGGCGACCCACCCGGCGGCCCGTCCGCCGAGTGGGTCGCGCACCCGGACGGCGTCACCTACGCCGACGAGATGGTGAGCCTGATCGGCGGCCTCGGCGCGTTCTGTGTCGGCGTCGCGGCCTTCCCGCACGGGCACCCGGAGTCGCCGGACCTCGAGACCGACGTCCGGCGGCTGCTGGGGAAGATCCGGCGCGGGGCGCACTTCGCCGTCGCGCAACTGTGCTTCGAGCCGGACTACTTCCTCCGGCTGCGTGACCGGCTGGCGGTGCTCGGCTGCGACGTGCCGCTGCTGCCGGGGGTGATGCCGCTGACGACGCGGCGGACGCTGGCGAAGTCGGTCGAGCTGTCCGGCGTGAGCGCCCCGGCCGCCGTCGCCGAACGCCTCGCCCGCCACGACGACGACCCGGCCGGCTTCCGCGCCGAGGGCCTCGACATCACGACGTCGATCTGCGAACGGCTGCTCGCCGAGGGCGTCCAGGGCCTGCACTTCTACACGCTCAACCGCTCGACGGCCACCCGCGAGCTCGTCCGCCGCCTCGGCCTCGGGGTGAGCGACCGAGTTCACGAGGATGCCAGCAGGGGTAGGCGCGGGCGTCCGAGCGAGGCGGGCGCGGGGGACGGGCCGATGGTGGGGGGACGCCTGCAGGGGTAGGCGCGGGCGTCCGAGCGAGGAACGAGCGAGGCGGGCGGGGCAGGCGTCCCCCCACCATGGCCCAAGCAGGCGGTGAGAGACTTGCCGCCGTGCAGAGCGGCAGCCGAATCCCGGTCGTAGCGGTCGTCGGGCCCACGGCGGCGGGCAAGAGCGACCTCGCCGTCGACCTCGCGCTGCGGCTGGGCGGCGAGGTCGTCAACGCCGACTCCATGCAGCTCTACCGCGGCATGGACATCGGCACGGCCAAGCTCACGCTCGCCGAGCGACAAGGCGTCCCGCACCACCTGCTCGACCTCTACGACGTCACGCGCCCGTCGACCGTCGCGGAGTTCCAGCGGCTCGCCCGCGAGGCCATCGACAACTGCCGGGCGCGCGGCGTCACGCCGATCCTGGCCGGCGGCAGCGCGCTTTACGTTCGTGCCGTCCTGGACCGGTTCGAGTTCCCCGGCACCGACCCGGAGGTCCGCGCTCGGCTGGAGGCGGAGCTGACGACGGTGGGCGCCGCGGCGCTGCACGAGCGGCTGGCCGGTCGCGACCCGGCCGCAGCCGCGGCGATCCTGCCCACCAACGGCCGCCGGGTGGTGCGCGCGCTGGAGGTCATCGAGCTGACCGGGCGCCCGTTCACCGCGACGCTGCCGCCGCGTGAGTACCACTACGACGACGTCGTGCAGATCGGCCTGGACGTCCCGCGCGACGTCCTCGACGAGCGCATCGAGCTCCGGGTCGACCGCATGTGGGAGCAGGGTCTGGTCGACGAGGTCCGCGGGCTGGAGGCGCGCGGGCTGCGTGAGGGGCCGACGGCCAGCCGGGCGTTGGGCTACGCGCAGGTGCTCGCGTTCCTCGCCGGCGAGACGACGGAGCAGGCGGCGCGCGACGAGACGGTGCAGCTCACGCGCCGGTTCGCCCGTCGTCAGCACGCGTGGTTCGGCAAGGACGACCGCGTCGGCTGGGTGCCGTTCGACGCCGATGACCGGTTGGAGCGCGCTCTGACCTACCATCGTCGGTCGTGAGCGGCATCTCCTTCGTCAAGGGACACGGCACCCAGAACGACTTCGTGGTGATCCCCGACGCCGACGGCGCCCTGGCCGGCCGGCTCGACGAGGCGGCCGTGCGCCGCCTGGCCGACCGGTACGCGGGCATCGGCGCCGACGGCGTCATCCGCGTCACCCGCACGGAGACCGCCGACGAGGTCAGCGAGCTGGCCGGCGACGCCGAGTGGTTCATGGACTACCGCAACGCCGACGGCTCCGCCGCCGAGATGTGCGGCAACGGTGTGCGCGTCATGGCCCGCTACCTGTGGGAGAACGGCCTGGCCGAGGGGCCGGTGCTGGCGCTGGCGACCCGCGGCGGCGTCCGCACGGTGCACGCCGAGCCGGACGGCCAGATCACCGTCGAGATGGGCCGGGCCAAGCCGGCCGCGACCCGCCAGCTCGCCTTCGTCGCCGCCGGCGGGCACACCTGGGAGGCCACGCCGGTCCGGGTGCCGAACCCGCACGCCGTCGTGTTCGTCGACGACCTCGAAGAGCCCGGCTCGCTGACGTCCGCGCCCGACCTGCGGCCCGCGTCGGTCTTCCCCGACTCCGCGAACGTCGAGTTCGTCGTCGACCGCGCGCACAAGCACATCGCGCTGCGGGTGTGGGAGCGCGGCGTCGGCGAGACCCGGTCCTGCGGCACCGGCGTCTGCGCGGCGGCGTGGGTGGCCATGCGCCGCGACGGCGTCGGCGCCGGGGCCCGCTACCTGGTCGACGTGCCCGGCGGACGGCTGGTCGTGACCGAGCGTCCGGACGGAGAACTGCTGCTCACCGGGCCGGCCGTGCTGGGCCTGCGGGGGACCGTCGAGCTCTGACGCTCCAGGTGTGACCTAGATCACAGCATCCTGGGAAACCCCGAGGACGTCTCCTTCAGTAGAAGGAGCACGACGTCAGACTCGCGGTCGATGCCACCGCCGGGGAGCGGGCCTAACGTTGTGAGCGTGGGGCGGCAACGAGGCCGGCCGCGCGCCTGACGGGAGGGCGGTGCCATGGGTGCAACGGAGAAGCAGCGGCGAGAGGCCGTGCTGCAGGAAGCGGCCCGGCGCGCCCAGGAGAAGTCCACGGGCAAGGCCGGACGGCGGGCGGCCACGCTGCGCGCCGCGGCGAAATTACGGTGGGCGGCGTCCACCGGGTCGAGCTATGGTCGCTCCTGAAGACGTCGAACGGCGAAAGCAGGAGAATTGAGCAATAGTCCAGGCCACGCATACAACCCCTATGACGACTCCGCCGAGGTGCCGGAGGTAGACGAGTTCGACCTCCTGGACGGCGACACCACCGGGGACTACGACCTGGACGAGCGGCACGCGCTGCGGCGCGTCGCCGGCCTGTCGACCGAGCTCGAAGATGTCACCGAGGTCGAGTACCGGCGGCTGCGGCTCGAACGGGTCGTGCTCGTCGGCGTCTGGCCCGGCGGGTCGTTCACCGACGCCGAGAACTCTCTCGCCGAGCTCGCGGCGCTGGCCGAGACGGCCGGCTCGCAGGTGCTCGAGGGTCTCGCGCAGCGCCGGCTGAAGCCCGACCCCGCCACGTTCGTCGGCTCCGGCAAGGTCGAGGAGCTGCGCGAGGTGGTCCAGGCGCAGGGCGCCGACACCGTCATCGTCGACGGCGAGCTGTCGGCGTCGCAGCTGCGGAACCTGGAAGACAAGGTGGGCGTCAAGGTCGTCGACCGCACCATGCTCATCCTCGACATCTTCGCCCAGCACGCGAAGAGCCGCGAGGGCAAGGCGCAGGTCGAGTTGGCCCAGCTCGAGTACCTCTCCCAGCGGCTGCGCGGCTGGGGCGCGAGCCTGTCCCGGCAGGCCGGCGGTCGCGCCGGTGGCGCCGGCGGCGGCGTCGGCACCCGCGGTCCCGGTGAGACCAAGCTCGAGACCGACCGCCGGCGCATCCGCACCCGGGTGGCCAAGCTGCGCCGCGAGCTCGCCGACATGCGCACCGCTCGCGACACCAAGCGGGCCGGTCGCCGCCGCAACGCGGTGCCCGCGGTGTCGATCGTCGGCTACACCAACGCCGGCAAGTCGTCGCTGCTCAACCGCCTCACCGGCGCGGGCGTGCTGGTCGAGGACGCGCTGTTCGCGACCCTCGACCCCACCGTCCGCCGGTCGCAGACGGCCGAGGGCCGCGGCTTCACGCTCGCCGACACCGTCGGGTTCGTCCGGCACCTGCCGCACGAGCTGGTCGAGTCGTTCCGGTCGACGCTCGAGGAGGTCGCCGACGCCGACCTGCTGGTCCACGTCGTCGACGGCTCGCACCCCGACCCCGAGGGCCAGCTGACGGCGGTGCGCTCGGTGCTCGCCGACATCGGCGCCGGCGGCGTGCGCGAGATCGTCGCCGTCAACAAGGCCGACGCCGCCGACCCCATGGTGGTGGCCCGGCTGCTGCGCAACGAGCCGCACGCGCTCTCCGTCTCGGCCCGCACCGGCGCCGGGGTCGACAAACTGCGCGCGCTCATCGAGAGCGAGCTGCCGCAGCCGCCCGTCGAGGTCGACGCGCTGGTGCCGTACGACCACGGCGAGCTGGTGGCGCGCATGCACAGCGTCGGCGAGGTGCTGTCGGTCGACCACGAGGCCGATGGCACGCGCGTGCGGGCCCGGGTGCCGGAGGCGCTCGCCGCGGCGCTGCAGCCGTACGCCGTCGCGCCCCGGTAGGGGTGCCGGGCGGGGCCGGTCGATGCCGTCCCCGCCCGCCTCGCTCGTTCCGCCCCGGCCCTAGTCGGCCTGGACGCGTCCGCCCAGGTGCGTGGCGAGGAACCGCTCGGCCGCGGCGTAGAACCG
Protein-coding sequences here:
- the hflX gene encoding GTPase HflX, which gives rise to MPEVDEFDLLDGDTTGDYDLDERHALRRVAGLSTELEDVTEVEYRRLRLERVVLVGVWPGGSFTDAENSLAELAALAETAGSQVLEGLAQRRLKPDPATFVGSGKVEELREVVQAQGADTVIVDGELSASQLRNLEDKVGVKVVDRTMLILDIFAQHAKSREGKAQVELAQLEYLSQRLRGWGASLSRQAGGRAGGAGGGVGTRGPGETKLETDRRRIRTRVAKLRRELADMRTARDTKRAGRRRNAVPAVSIVGYTNAGKSSLLNRLTGAGVLVEDALFATLDPTVRRSQTAEGRGFTLADTVGFVRHLPHELVESFRSTLEEVADADLLVHVVDGSHPDPEGQLTAVRSVLADIGAGGVREIVAVNKADAADPMVVARLLRNEPHALSVSARTGAGVDKLRALIESELPQPPVEVDALVPYDHGELVARMHSVGEVLSVDHEADGTRVRARVPEALAAALQPYAVAPR
- the dapF gene encoding diaminopimelate epimerase; the encoded protein is MSGISFVKGHGTQNDFVVIPDADGALAGRLDEAAVRRLADRYAGIGADGVIRVTRTETADEVSELAGDAEWFMDYRNADGSAAEMCGNGVRVMARYLWENGLAEGPVLALATRGGVRTVHAEPDGQITVEMGRAKPAATRQLAFVAAGGHTWEATPVRVPNPHAVVFVDDLEEPGSLTSAPDLRPASVFPDSANVEFVVDRAHKHIALRVWERGVGETRSCGTGVCAAAWVAMRRDGVGAGARYLVDVPGGRLVVTERPDGELLLTGPAVLGLRGTVEL